AGCCACACGGGTTCCCGGTCGGCAACGCGGCCCGGTCCCCCACGGGGTCAGAGGCTCAAGGGGGTCTTGCAGACGTCGCGGGCCTGCTGCTCGACGCGGGCCAGCGCGGTCGCGGTCTCCGGTGATCCGAGCCGGACGGCCGCCGCCTCGATCGCCAACCGGTCGTCGTCGGCGAGGCCGGGGGGCGGGTCCTCGACGCGGTACGCCGCGGGGTCGACCCCGGCGTCGTCGAGGGCATCCTCGAGGTCGCTGATCCGGGTGACCACGAGCCTCCAGTCGTCCCGGATGTCGTCCGGCGACCGGTCCGCGAGCGCCTCGAAGCTCGGCAGCGCACGGAGCAGCCCGGTCGTCGCGCCGGCCGACAGCGCCGCGCCGACGTCCTCGCGGCGGTCGGCGACCTCGGAGCAGTAGCCGGCGAAGGGGTCGTCCTCGCCGCCGCGCAGCACGAGGAGACCCGCCACCACGGCTGCGGCGACGACCAGGAGCAGCAGCGGGAGACGACGCCGCACGCTCAGCATCGGACTCAGCCCTGGAGCCCGCGCAGCTCGTCGTTGGTCCGCAGCACGGCCGCGCGCATCGCGGCCGCGTCGGGCCCGAGCCGGAGCACACCGCGCGACGAGCTGGCCAGCACGTGCGCGGCGCTCGCCCCGAAGATCCGGCGGAGGTCGTCCGTCGTGCCCCCCTGCTCGCCGTAGCCGGGTGCCAGGATCGGGCCGTTGACGTCGAGGTCGAGGCCCCGGTCGTCGGCCAGGGTGGCACCGACGACGGCACCGAACGAGCCCAGCGGCATCGCGTCGGCGTTGAGCCGGCGCAGGTGGTCGAGCATCGCCGCGGCGACCGTCCGTCCGCCGGTGACGGCGTCCTGCACCTCGGGACCCTCCGGGTTGGAGGTCGCGGCCAGCACGAAGAGCCCGGCGTCGTGCTTGACGGCCGTGTCGACGAAGGGCTGCAGCGACCCGAAGCCGAGGAAGGGGCTGACCGTGACCGCGTCGCAGGCCAGCGGCGAGGCGGGGTCGAGGTAGGCGTCGGCGTAGGCCTGCGAGGTCGAGCCGATGTCGCCGCGCTTGATGTCGAGCAGGACCAGCGCCCCGGCGGCGCGCGCGCCGGCGATCACCCGTTCCAGGACGGCCACGCCGCGGCTGCCGAAGCGCTCGTAGAAGGCCGACTGCGGCTTGACGACGCTGCAGTACGGCGCGACCGCCTCGACCGCCCCGAGCGCGAACCGCTCCAGCCCGGCGACGTCGTCGTCGTAGCCCCAGGCGCGGAGCAGGGCGCCGTGGGGGTCGATGCCGACACAGAAGGGACCGCGGTCGGTCATCGCGGCATGGAGCCGGGCACCGAAGGTCATGAGGGGATCCTCCGCAGGGCGTCGGGACCGAGGTCGGCGAGGGTGGGGTAGCCGTCGACGGCCAGGATCAGGTCGAGCTCGGCCTGGAGGGCGCGCACCTGGTGCACCGCGCCGGGAACGCCGCCGAGCGCCAGGGCGTAGGCGTAGGGCCGGCCGATCGCGACCGCGTCTGCACCGAGCGCGAGCGCCTTGACGACGTCGGCGCCGGTGCGCACGCCGGAGTCGAAGACCACCGGGGCACGACCGTCGACCGCGGTCACGACGTCGGGCAGCCAGTCGAGGGCCGCTCCCCCGCCGTTGGCCTGCCGGCCACCGTGGTTGGAGCAGTAGATGCCGTCGGCGCCCTCGTCGAGGGCGCGTCGCGCGTCGTCGGGATGGCAGATGCCCTTGAGCACGATCGGCAGGTCGGTGAGGGACCGCAGCCAGGGCAGGTCCTCCCAGGTCACCGGATGGCCGAACGTGCCGACCCAGGTCATGACGATGGTGCCGGGATCGGGATCCGGGCCGGTCATCTCCTGGAAGACCGGGTCGGAGGTGTAGTTGGCCAGCGCCTTGCCCCGCAGCTGCGGGAAGTTCCCGCTGGCCAGGTCGCGCGGGCGCCAGCCGGGCACCCAGGTGTCGAGCGTGACCACGATCGCCTCGTAGCCGGCCTGCTCCGCCCGCTGCACGAGGCTGGCGGCGAGGTCGCGGTTCTTCGGCGTGTACAGCTGGAACCACTTCCCCGCGTCGCCGGCCGCGGCGGCGACGTCCTCGAGCGGGTCGCTCATCAGGGTCGAGCCGATGAGGGGTACGCCGGTCGCTGCCGCCACCTCAGCACCGTGGACGTCGCCGTGCTGGTCGGGCGTGCACAGGCCGAGGACGCCGATCGGCGCCAGGAGCAGGGGGCTCGTCAGCCTGCGCCCGAACAGCTCGACGGACAGGTCGCGCTCGGCCGACGCGCGCAGCATCCGCGGCACCAGCGCATAGTGCTGGAAGGCCGCGACATTGGCCCGCTGGGTCGCCTCGTCGCCGGCTCCCCCGGCGACATAGGTCCG
This region of Nocardioides sp. L-11A genomic DNA includes:
- a CDS encoding alpha-hydroxy-acid oxidizing protein produces the protein MSFGDYQIELYLGALGGVLPAHPFDYADLEARALAALPPELRTYVAGGAGDEATQRANVAAFQHYALVPRMLRASAERDLSVELFGRRLTSPLLLAPIGVLGLCTPDQHGDVHGAEVAAATGVPLIGSTLMSDPLEDVAAAAGDAGKWFQLYTPKNRDLAASLVQRAEQAGYEAIVVTLDTWVPGWRPRDLASGNFPQLRGKALANYTSDPVFQEMTGPDPDPGTIVMTWVGTFGHPVTWEDLPWLRSLTDLPIVLKGICHPDDARRALDEGADGIYCSNHGGRQANGGGAALDWLPDVVTAVDGRAPVVFDSGVRTGADVVKALALGADAVAIGRPYAYALALGGVPGAVHQVRALQAELDLILAVDGYPTLADLGPDALRRIPS
- the pyrF gene encoding orotidine-5'-phosphate decarboxylase, translating into MTFGARLHAAMTDRGPFCVGIDPHGALLRAWGYDDDVAGLERFALGAVEAVAPYCSVVKPQSAFYERFGSRGVAVLERVIAGARAAGALVLLDIKRGDIGSTSQAYADAYLDPASPLACDAVTVSPFLGFGSLQPFVDTAVKHDAGLFVLAATSNPEGPEVQDAVTGGRTVAAAMLDHLRRLNADAMPLGSFGAVVGATLADDRGLDLDVNGPILAPGYGEQGGTTDDLRRIFGASAAHVLASSSRGVLRLGPDAAAMRAAVLRTNDELRGLQG